From a single Vanacampus margaritifer isolate UIUO_Vmar chromosome 15, RoL_Vmar_1.0, whole genome shotgun sequence genomic region:
- the arl1 gene encoding ADP-ribosylation factor-like protein 1 isoform X2 → MRILILGLDGAGKTTILYRLQVGEVVTTIPTIGFNVETVTYKNLKFQVWDLGGQTSIRPYWRCYYSNTDAVIYVVDSSDRDRMGISKSELVAMLEEEELKKAILVVFANKQDMDQAMTPAEVANALGLPALKDRKWQIFKTSATKGTGLDEAMEWLVDSLKSRQ, encoded by the exons ATGAGGATCCTCATCCTGGGTTTGGACGGTGCGGGGAAAACCACCATTTTGTATCGGCTGCAGGTTGGGGAGGTGGTCACCACAATTCCCA CAATCGGCTTTAATGTGGAGACTGTCacatacaaaaatctgaagttCCAGGTGTGGGATTTGGGAGGCCAGACGAGTATCCG GCCATACTGGCGGTGCTACTACTCCAACACAGACGCGGTCATCTACGTGGTCGACAGCAGCGACCGTGACCGAATGGGCATCTCTAAGTCTGAGCTTGTGGCCATGTTGGAG GAGGAGGAGCTGAAGAAAGCCATCCTGGTGGTGTTTGCAAACAAACAAGACATGGACCAGGCAATGACACCGGCAGAGGTGGCCAACGCATTGGGCCTCCCCGCCCTCAAAGACAGGAAGTGGCAGATCTTCAAGACCTCAGCGACTAAAGGCACAGGCTTAGATGAAGCCATGGagtg GCTGGTGGACTCTCTCAAGAGTCGGCAGTAG
- the arl1 gene encoding ADP-ribosylation factor-like protein 1 isoform X1: MGGFFSRIFSGLFGTREMRILILGLDGAGKTTILYRLQVGEVVTTIPTIGFNVETVTYKNLKFQVWDLGGQTSIRPYWRCYYSNTDAVIYVVDSSDRDRMGISKSELVAMLEEEELKKAILVVFANKQDMDQAMTPAEVANALGLPALKDRKWQIFKTSATKGTGLDEAMEWLVDSLKSRQ; encoded by the exons ATGG GTGGCTTCTTCTCCCGTATCTTTTCCGGCCTATTTGGAACCAGGGAGATGAGGATCCTCATCCTGGGTTTGGACGGTGCGGGGAAAACCACCATTTTGTATCGGCTGCAGGTTGGGGAGGTGGTCACCACAATTCCCA CAATCGGCTTTAATGTGGAGACTGTCacatacaaaaatctgaagttCCAGGTGTGGGATTTGGGAGGCCAGACGAGTATCCG GCCATACTGGCGGTGCTACTACTCCAACACAGACGCGGTCATCTACGTGGTCGACAGCAGCGACCGTGACCGAATGGGCATCTCTAAGTCTGAGCTTGTGGCCATGTTGGAG GAGGAGGAGCTGAAGAAAGCCATCCTGGTGGTGTTTGCAAACAAACAAGACATGGACCAGGCAATGACACCGGCAGAGGTGGCCAACGCATTGGGCCTCCCCGCCCTCAAAGACAGGAAGTGGCAGATCTTCAAGACCTCAGCGACTAAAGGCACAGGCTTAGATGAAGCCATGGagtg GCTGGTGGACTCTCTCAAGAGTCGGCAGTAG